A part of Chlorocebus sabaeus isolate Y175 chromosome 4, mChlSab1.0.hap1, whole genome shotgun sequence genomic DNA contains:
- the TERT gene encoding telomerase reverse transcriptase codes for MPRAPRCRAVRSLLRSRYREVLPLATFVRRLGPEGWRLVQRGDPAAFRALVAQCLVCVPWDARPPPAAPSFRQVSCLKELVARVLQRLCERGARNVLAFGFALLDGARGGPPEAFTTSVRSYLPNTVTDALRGSGAWGLLLRRVGDDVLVHLLARCALFVLVAPSCAYQVCGPPLYELGAATQGRPAPHASGTRRGLGCELAWNRSVREAGVPMGLPAPGARRRRGSANRSLPLPKRPRRGAAPEPERTPVGQGSWAHPDRTRGPSDRGFCVVSPARPAEEATSLEGALSGTRHSHPSVGRQHHVGPPSTSRPPSPWDTRCPLVYAETKHFLYSSGDKEQLRPSFLLNSLRPSLTGARRLVETIFLGSRPWMPGTPRRPPRLPQRYWQMRPLFLELLGNHTQCPYGALLKTHCPLRAAVTPAAGVCAREKPQGSVAAPEEEDTDRRRLVQLLRQHSSPWQVYGFVRACLRRLVPPGLWGSRHNERRFLRNTKKFISLGKHAKLSLRELTWKMSVRDCAWLRRSPGVGCVPAAEHRLREEILAKFLHWLMSVYVVELLRSFFYVTETTFQKNRLFFYRKSVWSKLQSIGIRQHLKRVQLRELSEAEARQRREARPTLLASRLRFLPKPDGLRPIVNMDYVVGARTFRREKRAERLASRVKALFSVLNYERARRPGLLGASVLGLDDIHRAWRNFVLRVRAQDPPPEMYFVKVDVMGAYDTIPQDKLTEIIASIIKPQNTYCVRRYAVVRKAAHGHVRKTFKSHVSTLTDLQPYMRQFVAHLQETSPLRDAVVIEQSSSLNETSSGLFDVFLRFVCHHAVRIGGKSYVQCQGIPQGSILSTLLCSLCYGDMENKLFAGMRRDGLLLRLVDDFLLVTPHLTHAKAFLRTLVRGVPEYGCVVNLRKTVVNFPVEDEALGGAAFVQLPAHGLFPWCGLLLDTRTLEVQSDYSSYARTSIRASLTFNRGFKAGRSMRRKLFGVLRLKCHSLFLDLQVNSLQTVCTNVYKILLLQAYRFHACVLQLPFHQQVWKNPAFFLRVISDTASLCYSILKAKNAGMSLGAKGAAGPLPSEAVQWLCHQAFLLKLTQHRITYVPLLGSLRTAQTQLSRKLPGTTLAALEAAANPALPSDFKTILD; via the exons ATGCCGCGCGCTCCCCGCTGCCGAGCCGTGCGCTCCCTGCTGCGCAGCCGCTACCGCGAGGTGCTGCCGCTGGCCACGTTCGTGCGGCGCCTGGGGCCTGAGGGCTGGCGACTGGTGCAGCGCGGGGACCCGGCGGCTTTCCGCGCGCTGGTGGCCCAGTGCCTGGTGTGCGTGCCCTGGGACGCACGGCCGCCCCCCGCCGCCCCCTCCTTCCGCCAG GTGTCCTGCCTAAAGGAGCTGGTAGCCCGGGTGCTGCAGAGGCTGTGCGAGCGCGGCGCGAGGAACGTGCTGGCCTTCGGCTTTGCGCTGCTGGACGGGGCCCGCGGCGGTCCCCCGGAGGCCTTCACCACCAGCGTGCGCAGCTACCTGCCCAACACGGTGACCGACGCACTGCGCGGGAGCGGGGCGTGGGGGCTGCTGCTGCGCCGCGTGGGCGACGACGTGCTGGTTCACCTGCTGGCACGCTGCGCGCTCTTTGTGCTGGTGGCTCCCAGCTGCGCCTACCAGGTGTGCGGGCCGCCGCTGTATGAGCTCGGCGCTGCCACTCAGGGCCGGCCCGCGCCACACGCGAGTGGAACCCGAAGGGGTCTGGGCTGCGAACTGGCCTGGAACCGTAGCGTCAGGGAGGCCGGGGTCCCCATGGGCCTGCCAGCCCCGGGTGCGAGGAGGCGCCGGGGCAGTGCCAACCGAAGTCTGCCGTTGCCCAAGAGGCCCAGGCGTGGGGCTGCCCCTGAGCCGGAGCGGACGCCCGTTGGGCAGGGGTCCTGGGCCCACCCGGACAGGACGCGTGGACCGAGTGACCGTGGTTTCTGTGTGGTGTCACCTGCCAGACCTGCCGAAGAAGCCACCTCTTTGGAGGGTGCGCTGTCTGGCACACGCCACTCCCACCCATCCGTGGGCCGCCAGCACCACGTGGGCCCCCCATCCACATCGCGGCCACCAAGTCCCTGGGACACGCGTTGTCCCCTGGTGTACGCCGAGACCAAGCACTTCCTCTACTCTTCAGGCGACAAGGAGCAGCTGCGGCCCTCCTTCCTACTCAACTCCCTGCGGCCCAGCCTGACTGGCGCCCGGAGGCTGGTGGAGACCATCTTTCTGGGTTCCAGGCCCTGGATGCCAGGGACTCCCCGCAGGCCGCCCCGCCTGCCCCAGCGCTACTGGCAAATGCGGCCCCTGTTTCTGGAGCTGCTTGGGAACCACACGCAGTGCCCCTACGGGGCGCTCCTCAAGACTCACTGCCCGCTGCGGGCTGCGGTCACCCCAGCAGCCGGTGTCTGTGCTCGGGAGAAGCCCCAGGGCTCAGTGGCGGCCCCCGAGGAGGAGGACACAGACCGCCGTCGCCTGGTGCAGCTGCTTCGCCAGCACAGCAGCCCCTGGCAGGTGTACGGCTTCGTGCGGGCCTGCCTGCGCCGGCTGGTGCCCCCCGGCCTCTGGGGCTCCAGGCACAACGAACGCcgcttcctcaggaacaccaagaAGTTCATCTCTCTGGGGAAGCATGCCAAGCTCTCCCTGCGGGAGCTGACGTGGAAGATGAGCGTGCGGGACTGTGCTTGGCTGCGCAGGAGCCCAG GGGTGGGCTGTGTGCCGGCCGCGGAGCACCGTCTGCGGGAGGAGATCCTGGCCAAGTTCCTGCACTGGCTGATGAGTGTGTATGTGGTCGAGCTGCTCAGGTCTTTTTTTTATGTCACGGAGACCACGTTTCAGAAGAACAGGCTCTTTTTCTACCGGAAGAGTGTCTGGAGCAAGTTGCAAAGCATTGGCATCAG ACAGCACTTGAAGAGGGTGCAGCTGCGGGAGCTGTCGGAAGCAGAGGCCAGGCAGCGTCGGGAAGCCAGGCCCACCCTGCTGGCGTCCAGACTCCGCTTCCTCCCCAAGCCTGACGGGCTCCGGCCGATCGTGAACATGGACTACGTCGTGGGAGCCAGAACGTTCCGCAGAGAAAAGAGG GCCGAGCGTCTCGCCTCGAGGGTGAAGGCACTGTTCAGTGTGCTCAACTACGAGCGGGCACGGCGCCCCGGCCTCCTGGGCGCCTCTGTGCTGGGCCTGGACGATATCCACAGGGCCTGGCGCAACTTTGTGCTGCGTGTGCGGGCCCAGGACCCGCCACCCGAGATGTACTTTGTCAAG GTGGATGTGATGGGCGCGTACGACACCATCCCCCAGGACAAGCTCACGGAGATCATCGCCAGCATCATCAAGCCCCAGAACACATATTGCGTGCGCCGGTATGCTGTGGTCCGGAAGGCCGCCCACGGGCACGTCCGCAAGACCTTCAAGAGCCAC GTCTCTACCTTGACGGACCTCCAGCCGTACATGCGACAGTTCGTGGCTCACCTGCAGGAGACCAGCCCGCTGAGAGATGCCGTCGTCATTGAGCAG AGTTCCTCCCTGAACGAGACCAGCAGTGGCCTCTTCGACGTCTTCCTACGCttcgtgtgccaccacgccgtgCGCATCGGGGGCAA GTCCTACGTCCAGTGCCAGGGGATCCCGCAGGGCTCCATCCTGTCCACGCTGCTCTGCAGCCTGTGCTACGGCGACATGGAGAACAAGCTGTTTGCAGGGATGCGGCGGGACGG gCTGCTCCTGCGTTTGGTGGATGATTTCTTGTTGGTGACACCTCACCTCACCCACGCAAAAGCCTTCCTCAG GACCCTGGTCCGAGGTGTCCCTGAGTACGGCTGCGTGGTGAACTTGCGGAAGACAGTGGTGAACTTCCCTGTGGAAGACGAGGCCCTGGGTGGCGCAGCTTTTGTCCAGCTGCCGGCGCACGGCCTGTTCCCCTGGTGCGGACTGCTGCTGGACACCCGGACCCTGGAGGTGCAGAGTGACTACTCCAG CTACGCCCGGACCTCCATCAGAGCCAGTCTCACCTTCAACCGCGGCTTCAAGGCCGGGAGGAGCATGCGTCGCAAACTCTTTGGGGTCTTGCGGCTGAAGTGTCACAGCCTGTTTCTGGATTTGCAG GTGAACAGCCTCCAGACGGTGTGCACCAACGTCTACAAGATCCTCCTGCTGCAGGCCTACAG GTTCCACGCGTGTGTGCTGCAGCTCCCATTTCATCAGCAAGTCTGGAAGAACCCCGCGTTTTTCCTACGTGTCATCTCTGACACCGCCTCCCTCTGCTACTCCATCCTGAAAGCCAAGAACGCAG GGATGTCGCTGGGGGCCAAGGGCGCCGCCGGCCCTCTGCCCTCCGAGGCCGTGCAGTGGCTGTGCCACCAAGCCTTCCTGCTCAAGCTGACTCAACACCGCATCACCTACGTGCCACTCCTGGGGTCACTCAGGACAG CCCAGACGCAGCTGAGTCGGAAGCTCCCGGGGACGACGCTGGCTGCCCTGGAGGCCGCAGCCAACCCGGCGCTGCCCTCAGacttcaagaccatcctggactgA